One Mycobacterium sp. SMC-4 DNA window includes the following coding sequences:
- a CDS encoding 3-carboxyethylcatechol 2,3-dioxygenase: MSHSPLLNLPGPSAELLDDIESAIGVARDVVAAFDPELVVIFSPDHYNGFFYRAMPPFCIGTAARGVGDYGTYSGPLNVPADLATDCARAVLDADVDVAISAEMDVDHGTVQPLQKLFGDATAKPVVPVFVNSVATPLGPMRRVRALGAAVGGYLATLGKRVLVIGSGGLSHDPPVPTLATAPPAALDRIVRGVPMTAEQRQSRQSAVMEAARQFAAGEGSLAPLNPEWDKSFLDLVDTGRLSEVDGWDNTWIARQAGNSAHEVRTWVAAFAAMSAQGPYQTSSRYYRAAPDLIAGFAVRTAVSAT, encoded by the coding sequence ATGTCGCACAGCCCTCTGCTCAACCTTCCGGGTCCGTCGGCCGAACTCCTTGACGACATCGAATCGGCGATCGGTGTAGCCCGTGATGTCGTGGCGGCGTTCGACCCTGAACTGGTGGTGATTTTCTCGCCGGACCACTACAACGGCTTCTTCTACCGCGCTATGCCGCCATTTTGCATCGGCACCGCGGCACGTGGTGTCGGGGACTACGGGACCTATTCCGGGCCGCTGAATGTTCCCGCCGACCTGGCCACCGACTGTGCCCGTGCGGTACTGGATGCCGATGTCGACGTGGCCATCTCGGCAGAGATGGACGTCGACCACGGCACCGTCCAGCCGCTGCAGAAGTTGTTCGGAGATGCCACCGCCAAGCCGGTCGTGCCCGTATTCGTCAACTCGGTCGCCACCCCGCTGGGCCCGATGCGACGGGTCCGTGCGCTCGGCGCCGCCGTGGGTGGGTATCTGGCCACCCTCGGCAAGCGCGTTCTGGTGATCGGCTCGGGCGGGTTGTCCCATGATCCGCCGGTACCCACACTGGCCACTGCTCCGCCCGCGGCCCTGGATCGGATCGTGCGCGGCGTGCCGATGACCGCCGAGCAGCGCCAGAGTCGCCAGAGCGCGGTGATGGAAGCGGCCCGGCAGTTCGCCGCCGGCGAGGGCTCGCTGGCGCCGCTGAACCCGGAATGGGACAAGTCGTTCCTGGATCTCGTCGACACCGGCAGGCTGTCTGAGGTCGATGGCTGGGACAACACCTGGATCGCCCGACAGGCGGGCAACTCCGCCCACGAGGTCCGGACGTGGGTCGCGGCCTTCGCCGCGATGAGCGCACAAGGGCCCTACCAGACCAGCAGTCGCTACTATCGCGCTGCTCCCGACCTGATCGCGGGATTCGCGGTCCGAACGGCGGTGTCCGCAACATGA